The genomic DNA ACTCGAGCGGATTGAAGGACGGATATCGCTGTTTGCAGAAAAAACCGACCGGAATACCGGTTACAAAGGCAAAAAAGCGAGTGTACAACCGATGGAAGTAAAAGAAAAAAAGAGCGAACCCGGCAACGAAAGATCTTACAAAATATCCCATACCGAAACGAAAAAAGAGAGTAATACTGCACAGGATAAGGCAATTCGGAGCACACAACGGCATATCATGGTAACCGCAGGCCCCGGCACGGGAAAGACACGAACACTGGTGGAGCGGATTATCAGTCTTGTTGTCAAAAATTCAGTTCCTCCCCGGGTCATACTGGCAACAACGTTCTCGAATCGTGCCTCCCAGGAAATGGCCCGGCGGGTAGAAAATGCTCTGGAAGCAAAAAATATCAGCGACCGCCCCCACATTACGACATTTCATAAACTTGGATACGAAATTATAACCGAAAACCTTGAAAGCCTCGGATTCGAACGCGAACCGGTAATTCTCACCGAGCAGGAAATGCAGGACTTTTTTATTCACGCTTCACTATCAAAAAGAACCCCATCAAACAATGACGGTGAACCGGAAACTCTGGAGATAAAACTCATTTCTATTATCAAGAATGATCCAAGATTAATCGCCGATATCCCATCACTCTATGCTCATGCCGGACCGGTGTTTGGTGATTATCTTTCCTATAAAAAATCGCACTGTTTTCTGGATTTCACCGATCTTCTTATTCTTCCCCTGTCGCTCTTTTCAACCAATACATCACGACATGAACACTACCAAAATCTCTGGAATTATATTTTTGTTGATGAATTCCAGGATATAAACATTCTTCAATATCAACTCCTCCGGCTTCTGGCACAGTCATCGAAAAATCTCTTTGTTATCGGCGATCCCGATCAGGCAATTTATGGATTCAGAGGTTCGGATGTCGGCTTCTTTTCGACATTTACGAAAGATTATCCCGATTTGCTGAGAATCAATCTCACCCGGTCCTACCGGTCGACAAGAACTATTCTTGATGCGGGAAATGGAATGATCGGAAAATATGCCCTGGCCGATAGAAGTTCCCTCTGGTCGCCGCTGTCCGGACCGGCAAGGGTCAAAATCAATGAATTCTCAACAGAAAATGCCGAGGCCGAACACGTCCTCATGACTATCGAACAACTTATCGGTGGATCATGTCATTTCGCCGTTGATTCCGGACGGTCGGGTGATGGCTGTGAATCAGGTGATATAGCATTCCGTGATATCGCCGTGCTTTACCGCATGCATTCCGTCGGCAATGCAATCGAGAAGGCTCTGGCACGTTCAGGTGTTCCGGTTCAACAAAAACCAAAAACCGGTTTAATCGATGATAAAGGTATTCGCAAAACGCTTAATCTTCTCAAGTCGGTACACTCTCCAGAAAATTCATTTTACTGCATGCAAGCTCTTTCCATGGGAATACCCGGTATAGCCCGCAAGACAGCCTCTTTCTATACAACCATAGTGAGCGAGAGTTTCGATGGAAGCTGCGATTGTTTTGAATGGTTGGCAAACGCACCTGAATTCCGTTCGAAAGACAGTACCGCATTTGATAGAATCATCGATTGCAGGGATGCTGTTGCGGCGGCGGCCCGGAGCAAAAATATCCCCGATGCAATAACCCGTGCCGCATCGGGCCTTGGTATCCCCGAAGAGAAGCTTGACAATCCTTTTTGGCCTATCATTCTTCAAAAAGCCGAGCTTGCTGGAAGTCTGGGAGAATTCTTTGCCTTGCTGGGAATTCAAAAAGATGCCGACCTGTTTGATTCACGGGCAGAGGGTATTACCCTCATGCCCCTCCATGCAGCCAAAGGACTTGAATGGGATACGGTCTTTATTGCAGGATGCGAGGATGGTCTGTTGCCGTTAACGGACGGGGATCGCAAACCTGATATCAGTGAAGAACGGCGGTTACTATATGTGGGCATGACCCGGGCAAAAACGAACCTCTTTCTTTCCTATGCTAAAACACGACGTGTCTTTGGCAAAAAGCTCAAACGCTCTCCTTCACCGTTTTTAAGCGATATCCCCGAAAAATTGAGAGAACATAAAGCACTTTTGTTGCCGCACCGATTTAAAAGAAAAACAAATGAAGCAACACAACTTCACTTGTTTGATTGATTATACTTTTTATTATATTTTACCCCATATTCTATATTATATGAATAATCCGTTTTTACAGTTTAAGGAAATTTCGTGCCAATTCCGTCTTTTTTATTGCTTATAATTTTATGCTCAACGCTCCGAATTTTCTCCGCCGATTATAATGGCATGAGTGCGACGGCTAAGTTGCGGTTTGCAAAAATCTATGAAGTTCCTGATGACGCCAAAAAGCCGGCGGCCTTTGCAATCGACGAAAAGTCTTATGATGTTACCGATATCCAGGGCGACTGGATAAAAATTCAATTCAATAGCGCAGAATTGTGGGGAAAGGCACAGGATTTTACCCTCAGCGATAATTCGGCACCCCATGTTGATTCTCCGGCGTCCTCAAAGGTTAAAGCGCTCGAAAAACCGGTTTCCGGACAGCAGGCCCATATATCAAAACATCTGGCCAAGCTTAGAACCGGCCCGGATGAGCAATGTAAAATCATAACATTTCTTTTCAAAAAAAACGATTATCAAATAGTTGCAGAAACCGACAATTACTATCGGATTCAGTACAAAGATACGGCTGGATATATTCTGAAAAACTCATGTAGCACGGTAATTGCAGAAGCAGATTCCGAAGAAACACGCGTCCCTGTAGCCCAAATATCCAATACTGCTCAAGCAGATATATCCGAGGAAGAGCCTTCTGAAGTTGATCCCATGGTGGTCAGTAGTAGCCCTCCTGTTACAGCACCCAAGACACATTCCACTCAACAATACAGAAACCGATACCATTCGCAGGATACCTTCGTTCAAAGGACTAAAAAGATATCTGAAAATATTGCCCGGACAGGGCAACCGCCCCGGGAACCTCCTCAACAGATTGCCATGAATAATGATACTGCTGTTCTTACCGATCATTCTCCTGTTTCCGATAACATGGTTCAACAGCTTCAAAGTGTCCAAAATCCGGATAAAATTTCAGTTGGGATCATGAGAAGTACTGCAATTTTCATGATCGTGGCCATCATCGTATTAGTAAACATTGTTGTATTTATTCATTATATTCTTACTATAGGACGCTCAAAAGGGAAAAAACGAAAACGACAGGTGGTCATCGTTGGAGAGAAGATGCTCAATGTGAAAATGTCATTGCTCCAACGGAATATACCTGTTGATAAATTCTTTGAGTTAAGGGGATACACGGTTAAGCGGCTCTTGAAATTTCACGCCGGCGGGATCGGTCTCATTCACAGCAAAGCCGATATCGTACTCATCGACTGGAAATTGAGACGGGATGCGATAAAATGCATTGAGCAATTACAGGATGCGGCCGATCACGGTATCCTCAGGCTCTGCCTTTTTTACGGAGTTTCGCCAAAAGCATCAAAGGAAAAATATGCTCTTTCCGCTGCATTTCATTTTACCGGTGATACCATAAAAATAAATGACCTGGCGGAAATACTGAAATCAAAACGTCATGCTACACCCAGGAAATCCGGCACCATAATGAGCCTGGAACGATACCCGTTTCAAGGAGAAATCGAAGAGGATACCTTGAGCGAAATGCTTCAATTTATTCTTATCACCAAAAAAACCGGTACCCTTTTTGCTGAAAACAAGGATTTTTCCGGTATCATCAATTTTCACGATGGTACTATTGTTCACTCCGAAACCCGATCCTCCCAAAACCAGACAGCGATCCGCGAAATTCTGGATATGAAAAACGGGACATTCCGGTTTGAAATATCTTCAACACCTCTTAAGCAAACCACTCAAATCAATGTCATGAATGCCATGATGGAATGGGCACAGATTAAAGATGAAAAGATTATGGCATCGTAAGTAAGGTCGTGTTCATCAGGAGATAAAAAGTCTGAATGGGCTACGCCGCTTTGCAGAGCCGGTAATCAATAGAGATTATGGTGAATTCCGATACCCCTGAGCAGGATCGGAACCGGGCCCTTCACCAATTTCATTATAGGCTTTTACCATATACCAGTAAATACCATCGGGATAAGATAAGGGAACGGGGTCCTGATAGAAGGGACTGTCGGTTTCTACAATCAGACTAAAGGGGCCGGCTACGGAATTTCCACGGTAAAGCCGGTATCCTTCAACAAATGTTTCAGTACCTGCCACTTTCCAGGTCAGTTCAATGAAATCCGGATTATCACTGGAGGCAGTAAGCGAATCGGGCATTCCCGGCACTTGCTCGGGCTTTCTGGAGCCGATAGCCGGAGTGGAATTGAGCACACTCTCCCCCGCTCCATTGACCGCTTTTACTTTATAATAATATACCGAATCATTGCCCGTTGTATCGTAATAAAAGGTATCGTTTACGGTACCGCGCAGGACAGGATTTGAAAAATTTGAATCTCCAGATCGAAAGAGTTTATACGAATCGGCACCGCTGCTTTCACTCCAGTAGACAAGAACTGTATCGATGTATTCGCCTCGGGATGCAAAAACCTGATCGGGTGCTTCGGGCCGCAGACGGCGGCCATATACTGCAGGTGAACTTAACCTACTTTCGCCTTCCGAGGTATAGGATGATATTTTGTAATAATACATATCGCCTGTCGGCACGGTATCTATATATACCATATCTCT from Chitinivibrionales bacterium includes the following:
- a CDS encoding AAA family ATPase, which produces MPFIADIHIHSPYSRATSKSLSLESLYQWACIKGISLVGTGDCTHPTWLETIKQKLSPDENGLLRLKKTAPPLEGFEKTAEPETGVRFMLTCEISNIYKFDGKTRKVHNLICMPDFDSATRFSNALDRIGNIRSDGRPILGLDSRDLLEIMLEVSSDAVLIPAHVWTPWFSVLGSKSGFDSIEECYRDLSDHIFAVETGLSSDPPMNWRVSSLDRYTLVSNSDAHSASKLGREANRFECALSYHAVMNALRNGSKAGYRGTLEFFPEEGKYHYDGHRKCEICFAPEQSREHNGQCPSCGKKLTLGVMYRVTELADRKPGARPENAPPYTNILSLDNVLSEIMRTGPSSKRVMTQYRRLVQTLGPELEILLTIPLEEIRSHSSEILEEAISRLRNGKIHASPGFDGEFGTIKVFEKNELERIEGRISLFAEKTDRNTGYKGKKASVQPMEVKEKKSEPGNERSYKISHTETKKESNTAQDKAIRSTQRHIMVTAGPGTGKTRTLVERIISLVVKNSVPPRVILATTFSNRASQEMARRVENALEAKNISDRPHITTFHKLGYEIITENLESLGFEREPVILTEQEMQDFFIHASLSKRTPSNNDGEPETLEIKLISIIKNDPRLIADIPSLYAHAGPVFGDYLSYKKSHCFLDFTDLLILPLSLFSTNTSRHEHYQNLWNYIFVDEFQDINILQYQLLRLLAQSSKNLFVIGDPDQAIYGFRGSDVGFFSTFTKDYPDLLRINLTRSYRSTRTILDAGNGMIGKYALADRSSLWSPLSGPARVKINEFSTENAEAEHVLMTIEQLIGGSCHFAVDSGRSGDGCESGDIAFRDIAVLYRMHSVGNAIEKALARSGVPVQQKPKTGLIDDKGIRKTLNLLKSVHSPENSFYCMQALSMGIPGIARKTASFYTTIVSESFDGSCDCFEWLANAPEFRSKDSTAFDRIIDCRDAVAAAARSKNIPDAITRAASGLGIPEEKLDNPFWPIILQKAELAGSLGEFFALLGIQKDADLFDSRAEGITLMPLHAAKGLEWDTVFIAGCEDGLLPLTDGDRKPDISEERRLLYVGMTRAKTNLFLSYAKTRRVFGKKLKRSPSPFLSDIPEKLREHKALLLPHRFKRKTNEATQLHLFD
- a CDS encoding DUF4388 domain-containing protein, coding for MSATAKLRFAKIYEVPDDAKKPAAFAIDEKSYDVTDIQGDWIKIQFNSAELWGKAQDFTLSDNSAPHVDSPASSKVKALEKPVSGQQAHISKHLAKLRTGPDEQCKIITFLFKKNDYQIVAETDNYYRIQYKDTAGYILKNSCSTVIAEADSEETRVPVAQISNTAQADISEEEPSEVDPMVVSSSPPVTAPKTHSTQQYRNRYHSQDTFVQRTKKISENIARTGQPPREPPQQIAMNNDTAVLTDHSPVSDNMVQQLQSVQNPDKISVGIMRSTAIFMIVAIIVLVNIVVFIHYILTIGRSKGKKRKRQVVIVGEKMLNVKMSLLQRNIPVDKFFELRGYTVKRLLKFHAGGIGLIHSKADIVLIDWKLRRDAIKCIEQLQDAADHGILRLCLFYGVSPKASKEKYALSAAFHFTGDTIKINDLAEILKSKRHATPRKSGTIMSLERYPFQGEIEEDTLSEMLQFILITKKTGTLFAENKDFSGIINFHDGTIVHSETRSSQNQTAIREILDMKNGTFRFEISSTPLKQTTQINVMNAMMEWAQIKDEKIMAS